From Raphanus sativus cultivar WK10039 unplaced genomic scaffold, ASM80110v3 Scaffold1143, whole genome shotgun sequence, a single genomic window includes:
- the LOC130503801 gene encoding uncharacterized protein At1g31060-like, which yields MIREERTPSSSWWEDVQHHHHTDHANFSTTFYHNNNSNASCEGDDLSVSTVNASNCFDITAKSSNHHSLRGPNQHASTSDELLPNHVVSSKYHLWSLAFL from the coding sequence atgataaggGAAGAACGTACTCCAAGTTCATCATGGTGGGAAGATGTTCAACACCATCATCATACTGATCATGCAAACTTTTCGACGACGTTTTACCACAATAATAACTCAAACGCAAGCTGTGAAGGAGACGATCTCTCAGTCTCAACCGTTAACGCTTCAAATTGCTTTGACATAACCGCTAAATCCTCCAATCATCACTCTCTCCGTGGTCCGAATCAGCATGCTTCCACCTCCGATGAGTTGCTCCCAAACCATGTCGTCTCTTCTAAATATCATCTATGGAGTCTTGCCTTCTTGTAA